GGGGATCTCCCTGAGGGGGCGGGGGACGCCCGATCCGGCGCCCCGGCATCTCCGGATGGGGGCCGACCCCGGCGGCGGATACCCTCAGAAGGTCGCCGAACCCCGCACGTCGCGGGTGTGTCGCGTCGCGACGCAACGCACGCCGCAGCCGACCGGATGGTTCGCATCCCAGATCATCTCGACACCATGCATCGCACGGCACCCGCCACCGATCCGGCCGGCCCGGAGCCCGTGGTCCGGCGCGCGCTGCACGAGCTGCGCATCGAGAGCGAGCGGCGGCGGCGGACGGTGCACGACGCCCCGGTCGCGTTGCTCGCCATCCCCGAGGGCGCCGCCTCGGATCCGCTCGTCGGACTGCTGGCCGAGCTGCGCGCGGTGACCACGCGCTTCGTCGTGCGCCTCCGGGCGGACGGGGCGCCGCCGGAGCAGATGCTCGTGCGCGTGAAGGCGATGGTGCGCGATGCGCTGGCGGCCGAAGGCTGGCGCGACCCGGAGTGCATGCGCGAGCTGACCGACGCCGTGGTCGGCTGGAGCATCGACGCGTACTACGACCGGTGACGCCGGTCGCGGGGGCACGCGAGCGCGTCCCGCTCCGCGCGCCGCTGACGCCACCGCCACCGCGGCCGCACGTGGCGTCGCTCGACGCGCTCCGCGAGCTGGGGGCGCGGAGCGCGGCGCTCGCGAGCGCGCGGCGGGCGCTGACGGAGCGCGCCCGGGCCGCGCGCGAGCGGAGTGCGGAGGCGCGGTCGACGAGCGCGGTCGTGCGTCGCGCGGCGGCGGCATTGCGGACGGAGCGGGGCGTGTCCCGCGCATAGACGTCGACCCCTGCACCGTGTCCGCAGCCCTCACGGCTCCGCTGGCAGCCGCTTCGCGTTGTTCCACGGCTTCAGGTCGAACAGCAGCGCGCGCGGATCCACGCCGGCCCACGTGGCGCCGGCCGGCACCGTGAGCGTGATGCGCTGCACGCCCGAGCGGATCCGGTGCAGCTGCCGGTGGACCTCCGCTCCACGCGCCTTGCCGCCGCCATCGCGGAACGCGCCGATCTCCACGAGGTCGTGGATCGGGAGCTCGCGCACCGTGCCGCTGGTGTCGATCACGATCTTGCGCGCGCGCACCGTCAGCGTCAGCGCCACCATCCCGCCCGGCGCGGGCGCGGCCGACACCTGCTCGGTGGTGAGGTCCCACAGCGTGTTGGCGGCGAACAGGTCGTGCAGCAGCGGACGCAGCGAGTCGGGCGTGACCGCCTCGAGCTCGCGATAGAGATCGCGCGTGGTGGGCAGCGGCGGGCGCGCCTCCGCGTGCGCCGCGAGCAGCCGGCGCAGCGCCACGTCCACCGACTGGGCGCCCACGTACTCGCGCAGCGCGTAGAGCGCGAGCGGTCCCTTGCGGTAGCCGAGGAACCAGTCGGTCGCGCGCAGCAGCGGCGGATCCGACGGCGCCTTCGGCGGCATCCAGGCCTCGCGCATGAACGCCACCAGCCGCTCCAGCTCCGCGCGGCCGCGCGCGTGCTCCACGACGCCCATCGCCGAGTACCACGCGAGGCTCTCGCTCATCACGTTGGCGCCTTCCACGCGCGCCGGCGTGAGCTGGTTCCCCCACCACTGGTGCGCCAGCTCGTGCGCCACGACGGCGAAGGGGAAGTCGAGCCCGCGCTCGTCGCGCTCGGGATCGAAGAGCGCCGCGCCTTCCTGATACGAGATGTTGATCGGCGACGCGTGCAGGCCGCCCGTGCCGGGATGCTCGACGAGCCGCAGCTGGCGGTGCGGGTACGGGCCCAGCGTCGCGGAGAGGTGCTCGAGCGACGCGCGGGCGCTCGCGAGCATGCGGTCGACGTTCGCCGCGTGCGCGGCGTGGTGCACGACCTCGATCGCGATGCCGTTCCACGTCGCGGCACGCACGGCGTAGCGCGCGGAGAAGAGCGAGAAGTCGCTGCGGATCGGCCGCTCGGTCGCGTACGCGAAGTAGCGGCGGCCATCGGCGGTCCACGTCCGCCGGAGCGCGCCCGGCCCCACCGCATGCTGCTCCGCGCTCGTGCCGATGGTCGCCTCGACCATCACGCGCTCGGCGGCCGCGCGCAGGTCGCGCCGCGCCGCCTCGTCGTCCAGCGACGGCGTGGCCGGCTTGGCCGGAAGGCCGTGCGCGGCGCGCGCGCTCGCCTCGCCGAGCTCGCGCCAGTCCTGGTAGCCGATCCAGGGGAGCTCGAAGTTGCGGATGTACGTGCCGTTCGCGGTCACCATCTGCGGCACGCCGTCGTTCGCGAAGCCGCGCGTGCCGATGCGCACGACCCAGTGCAGCCGCAGCGTGTCGCCGGGCTGCAGCGGCGCGCGCAGCGCGAGGACGCGGTAGCCGAGCCGGTCGTCCGCGACCGCGGGCGTCGCGGCGCGATCGAGCGTCATCGCGCCCGTGGCGACGTCGGGCGACGTGGTGACGTGCAGGGTGTCGATCGCCACGGCCTCGCGATTCACCAGCTGGTACGTGCCGCGGATCTCCGCGCGGCCCTGTTCGGGATGGAGCTCCGCGTGCAGCCGCACGCCCTCGAGTCGCGGCTGCGGCGCGCGCGCGTGACGCGCGTACCGGCGCTCGTACTCGGCCTTCCGCGCGGCGACGTCGGTCGGCGTCAGGTACTCGTGCAGGACGTTCGTGTTGTAGAACGTGAACCCGCCCAGCGCGAGCACGAGCGCCGACGCGCCGGCCGCCACGCCCAGCGCGCGCCGCGTCGCGCGGCGGCGCATCGCCTGCAGTCGCGCGGCGAGGGCGTCCTCGCGCCCGCGCACCCAGAGGAGCGAGGCCGCGACGAGGAGCAGCGCGGTCCACGCGGCCCAGTAGAGCTGGAGCGTGAGCCACGGCCCCACGGCGCCGCCGAAGCCGCGCATGTCGGAGTACGACCAGCCCGGGTCGGCCGCGAAGACGAGCAGCCGGTGCTGCACGCCGAGCTTCGCCGCGAACAGCACGAAGCCGTAGACGAGGAGCGTCACGAGGTGCCCGACGTACTTGTGCGCGACGATCACGTGCACGACGATGGCGAGCGCCACCAGCAGCACGTAGTCGGCGAGGCGCATGCCGAGGAAGAGGCGCGCGTGCAGCCACGGCTCGATCGGGCGGTATCCCACCCGCAGCTGCGCGGCCATCGCCGCGATCATCAGCACCGCCTGGAAGGTCGCCAGCGCGAGCGCGAGGCCGGTGACGCGTCCGAGCAGCTGCGCCCACTCGGGGACCGGCGCCGCGCCGGCGATCTCGCCGAGTCCGGCCTCGCGATCGCGCCACACCAGCTCTCCCGCGTAGAAGAGGAGGAGCAGCAGCGCGATCATCGTGAACGGCGCGCCGGGATCGGCGACGGTGTCCGCCAGCATCGCGGTCGACGGAGCGAGCGGCACGCCGTTCACCGCCAGCTCGCCGGGCGCCGCCGCGACGACGAGCGCGGCGACGAGCAGCATCACGAGCCCGCCGCCACCGATCACGACGACGCGCCACGACTCGCGCGCGACGGCGAGCAGCTGCGACGCGTGCGTGCCCGCGCCGAAGGTGCGCGGCCGCGGTGGATGTGGGGCGAGCGCGATCGGCGTGGTCGCCGGCGGCTCCGTCGCGGCGCGCGTCCGCCGCGGTGCAGGGACGTGATGCGCGAGCCGGAAGCGGTGGTGCGTCAGCGCGAGCACCGCCGCACCGGCGCCGAGCCAGAGCGCGCGGTTGCGGAGGAAGCTCGTCATGAGCCACGGGACGTCGTTGCGCTTCGCCTCCGGCGTCCACGACTGGCTCATCTCCTGGAGCGTCGCGATCCCGAGCGGGTCGAGCAGCGAGGCGAGCGTCCACTGCCCGATGTCCGGCAACATCGTCAGGCACAGCATCGACCCGATGAACAGCAGCGCGCCCGCCACCCAGCCGACCATCGGACGCCGCGCGAACGTCGCCATCGCGAACGCCAGCGACGTCGCGACCACCGCGTTGGGCAGGTGCATCACGAGCCACGCGGACGCGTACGACCCGACGCGCAGCGGGCCGAGCACGTCGGCCGGGGCGCCGGAGAGCAGGACCGCGAGCAGGGTGCCGGCCGGCACCGCCAGCGACACCAGCACGCCGAGGAGCAGCGCCGCGACGATGCGGCCGCCGAGGTACGTCGCCTTCGCCACCGGC
This Roseisolibacter agri DNA region includes the following protein-coding sequences:
- a CDS encoding M1 family aminopeptidase; this translates as MRLRETIRYELWYQARRATTWLYIGAVLALAFLLARMEVGGVVDVADGEAPINAPYMLAMMMRLANIAALLPIGVIAGEAAGRDAMTRMAPLVYTAPVAKATYLGGRIVAALLLGVLVSLAVPAGTLLAVLLSGAPADVLGPLRVGSYASAWLVMHLPNAVVATSLAFAMATFARRPMVGWVAGALLFIGSMLCLTMLPDIGQWTLASLLDPLGIATLQEMSQSWTPEAKRNDVPWLMTSFLRNRALWLGAGAAVLALTHHRFRLAHHVPAPRRTRAATEPPATTPIALAPHPPRPRTFGAGTHASQLLAVARESWRVVVIGGGGLVMLLVAALVVAAAPGELAVNGVPLAPSTAMLADTVADPGAPFTMIALLLLLFYAGELVWRDREAGLGEIAGAAPVPEWAQLLGRVTGLALALATFQAVLMIAAMAAQLRVGYRPIEPWLHARLFLGMRLADYVLLVALAIVVHVIVAHKYVGHLVTLLVYGFVLFAAKLGVQHRLLVFAADPGWSYSDMRGFGGAVGPWLTLQLYWAAWTALLLVAASLLWVRGREDALAARLQAMRRRATRRALGVAAGASALVLALGGFTFYNTNVLHEYLTPTDVAARKAEYERRYARHARAPQPRLEGVRLHAELHPEQGRAEIRGTYQLVNREAVAIDTLHVTTSPDVATGAMTLDRAATPAVADDRLGYRVLALRAPLQPGDTLRLHWVVRIGTRGFANDGVPQMVTANGTYIRNFELPWIGYQDWRELGEASARAAHGLPAKPATPSLDDEAARRDLRAAAERVMVEATIGTSAEQHAVGPGALRRTWTADGRRYFAYATERPIRSDFSLFSARYAVRAATWNGIAIEVVHHAAHAANVDRMLASARASLEHLSATLGPYPHRQLRLVEHPGTGGLHASPINISYQEGAALFDPERDERGLDFPFAVVAHELAHQWWGNQLTPARVEGANVMSESLAWYSAMGVVEHARGRAELERLVAFMREAWMPPKAPSDPPLLRATDWFLGYRKGPLALYALREYVGAQSVDVALRRLLAAHAEARPPLPTTRDLYRELEAVTPDSLRPLLHDLFAANTLWDLTTEQVSAAPAPGGMVALTLTVRARKIVIDTSGTVRELPIHDLVEIGAFRDGGGKARGAEVHRQLHRIRSGVQRITLTVPAGATWAGVDPRALLFDLKPWNNAKRLPAEP